Below is a window of Candidatus Methylomirabilota bacterium DNA.
CCTTCGTCGGCAGCCTGTTTGCGCCGCAGGATGCGGCGTCATTGGTGGCATCTTATCCGCGCGACCATTTCAAAACGGTCAAGGGCTACGACCGTGAAAAGGGCTATGAATATGAGGCGCGTGCGTTGATCAGTATGGGCGGCGATTCGGTGTCGAATGCCGACAGCCTAAGTCCGGCCTGGTGGCAACTGGCAAACGATCTGTTGTCTCCTGCCTATCGAGCGGCCATCACGCGACTGACGGGACGCGACCTTGCTTCCCTGCCGATGGAGGTCAATGTCTTTCACTACGGACCGGGCGCCTGGCTTGGCCCGCATGTCGACCTGAAGGACAAGACGGTCACACATGTGTTCTATTTCAACGAGCGCTGGAATGAGGAAGACGGCGGCTGTCTGACCATTCTGCGATCATCGGACGTGGCTGATGCGTTCACCCGCATCGCGCCCGTCGTCGGCAACTC
It encodes the following:
- a CDS encoding 2OG-Fe(II) oxygenase, with product MIDLTQICRQTLSTQPYEWAFVGSLFAPQDAASLVASYPRDHFKTVKGYDREKGYEYEARALISMGGDSVSNADSLSPAWWQLANDLLSPAYRAAITRLTGRDLASLPMEVNVFHYGPGAWLGPHVDLKDKTVTHVFYFNERWNEEDGGCLTILRSSDVADAFTRIAPVVGNSAVLVRSDKSWHAVSPVVKSCRQSRLSMTVTFYTPGSISTMWPPGDTTPLHRYDGINNEKAAGGSLGLWTKLYRRIRDELFNPE